The Neurospora crassa OR74A linkage group I, whole genome shotgun sequence genome segment ttcttataagGCCAAAATTACTTAAAGAACTATTTAAGGGATAGGGATTAATCTCTTAAGTAAGAAAAGGTTCCTTACTTATTCTCCGGATTTAGTACCAATCGAAAATGTTTAGCCGTAGATTAAATCACTTATAGAGTTGAAATACGATATTCAATCATTAACACCAAAGAAGCTTAGGGAGGCTATAATGTAGGCTTGGAATGACGTACCGGAAGAGTTTCTTTTAAGGTTGGCTCATTCAATACTAGAAAGGCTGAGAAAGGTTATTGAGGCTAAtggtaattctattaattattagactGTACAGAATATAAGgcatttactataataagaatCCTAGTTTATTGTCTGGGTTTAGCGTCTTGGCTGTAGTACGCTAACCTTTTAAATGCCTGCAGAGGTGTAGTAGGGGTTCACTAGGCTAGGTAATTCAACTAGGCTAGGCGAATCACCTAGCTTAGCTGCTCAATGGAGGGCTCTGATTGGTCAATTTGGGTGCCCCCTATAACGATGTGCTGTATCAGACTCCAAGagttcgttttttttttttttttttttcattggGCTGCTCTTTCCTAAGTTCAAGGTCCAAATCCATATATAAGAGGAAATAACAAACCTTCTTATCAATCAATTGGGCTAGTAGCTCAATGGTTCTCGTTGtcgctttctttctttatattaccAATTCGATCCCGCTGGTAGTCATCTTTTTTCGTGCGAAAAGTTTTGCGCGGAAGTGTGAATGCCCTCATCCAAATTTCGGACTTCGAAGTCGGAGTTAAAGACCACTACCAAAGACCACTACCAAAGACCACTACCAAAGACCCTTATAGTGACCTTctagaaggttattataggGGTCTTCACCTTTTGCTCTTTTGCACCCAAATTCGACCAATCAGAACCCCCCATTTTACAACTAGGCTAGGTGAACTGCCTAGGCTAGAGGTAGGCTCACTATCGTGGTTAGAAATTGAACCTAGCCTAGTACCCCCCCAACTATGCTAGGTGCCCTCCTTATATAACCGCTAAGGTATACATCGGCTGCGCACCTCTGCCGGACCACCCTTCTGCAAGAATCTGTCTTTGCCACTGGCCCGAGCTAGAAAACTGTAACAATTgaatctttttttcttcaatCCTGGCAGAGGTGTCTCCAAAAAGAAAGTGATGAATTTTAGGTAAtatggttgttgtggttaaGAAGAAGCCCAGGAATCCCAGCGAAATTGTAGCTTTTATCCACCCGGTGCATAGACCGCACCATCGAGTGTCAGCCGGACGGCTGTAAGGATATGTTGTCCTGCTGTAGATGCGTATGTACTGCATAGTAAGTAGACCGGATGTCAGGGCCTTCAGTTAGTGTCCTACATGTGTCGTGAAGTCTAACTCGATGATAGTCCATAGGGCTGAAGGGTGCTCGGTGGGGTATCATCATGGTGGAGTTGGATCATAAAGGGGAGAAGCTTGCGCACACGTCGTCCTTGTACACAACCAATAAGCTTCACGACTTGACTCACCGCGGCGTGCGGCCTCTAGATCACCCAAGAGATAGAAGCTGGGTAGTTCAGCATTTTCAAGATAGCTGATCTGGGGATAGCCCCAGGACTACACATTGAAAACGCTGAATGCCATACCCAATGTCTCAGTTTTAGACAGAAAGCATCTTGTCACAGAAGGCTCACAGTAACGACAATAACGAGAAGAAAAGTGGAAAGCAGTACGATAATGGTCGTCTGTGAATCAATctgtcctcttcatctttcaGGCTGGGGGCAAAGGGTTCGAGACGCAGCGGCTCAGATTGGGGGTCCAGTTTCACCCCTGTCAGTGTAGTAGCTCCAGGTATCGATATGCAAAGTTCTACTGGGGAGTGGGGTAGATTTGCATGATACCATATTGCGCAGACAAACGTTCCATGTTTGGATGGCACTAAGAAATTTGGCCCGTCAGCAAATCAGACTCGGAACTTCTCACAGGGGCGGACCCGGCTTCCTATCATGATGTGGTACGCCGACTTTCGTGCCCGCCTATCGCGGTGGCTCAGCGCCTGGGGTTTACCAGACAGCCAGCAAGACACTCGCGATGTTACACCACAATGGACAATAGGAGCGCGCGCATATGCTGCGCATTCTCACAACCGACACTCCTGGACATCTTACAGGGCTGAAGTCGCCAGAACATGCCTGGAACCCATTGAATACTGTAGTCACTGTTGCAACACTGATTGCGGCGATGTCCTGCGCCGCCTTCACCTTCTCGTTGCTTGGGAGGATGTGGGCTACCTACATAGTATGGATGGGTAAGTGGCcgtggaggaaaagggatgTCCCAAAATTCCGCCGTCCAATTGTCTACGTGTTCAGGAGCTCGGCCGGTGGCCATTAGCAACAGAATCCGGGTTTCCTTTGAGCGTTTGTTGTCGAACCCTACGCGTCCCCAGTGACTGAAAATTCAGAATGACAAACGGGCAGCAGACAAAGAAGTCGACTGCATCAGGAGATCTTGGCTGCTCTTGGTTGGAAGGTGAGGTGTGAATACGCGTAGAAGTGCTCACTGTTGGCATCGTTAGCATGCCGATCGCCGACTTTCCCAGGTCTTGTACAGTACCTAATAGCCCTGCCAAAACTGAAGTCTTTGTTGCGAAGATTGGCTTTGCTAGTGGAAGACTTCCGCGAGACGCGTGTGGTCCCGAGATGAGGTGCATCCAGACAGGGCTGACATGGGTTTTTGGGTTGGTCATCGGATAATCAAGGGACACACTGCGGTGGAGCTGAGATGCTTGCTTGAATGCAATTGGCTGTTGGTCGGCAGAGTAAGCACAGCGGATATATCGCCGTCAATGTCTCGCTTTAACATCGCCTAGCTGGCATCACATACCATAACCAACGCCGCAGCAAACGGGCAGCCTCTGCAACAGAAAAGCGGAAGGTGCAGCAGTGCCAACGAGAAGGGAAGACAGACTCGAGAGCGAGAGTGACGGGATAGAGGGGTTGCCATAAAAAGAAGATCGAGTGTGGCATTGGCACCGTGAACACCCCAAGGCAAAAAGCCCAAGCACAGGTGTTGGCGTGGGCAAGAGCAAAAGGAAGGATCCGCGCTCAACCACTTCCATCCAATGGCGGGGACGCTAGCGTGGAGCTGCGCCGCTTGACCCACCCGGACCCTGGTCCGTCAGCAGGCAGCAACGTTCGGCCTCGCTCCATTCTCCATTTCTCATCACCCATCCTCTCCCCAGCTTCGACTCTGTGACCGTCAGTTTCGCTTCCCGTTCACGATCCATTTTCCTCCCTAGCCATCCACCACAGCATCCTCCTTTGAACCCTTTTACTCTACCCAGGTCTTTCCTGCCTGTTGCTCTCGTCCGGTGTTCTGCCCCGGGTCATCCGGACTAGACTTGATCACTGCTATTGTCCCCATTCACCACAGTTTGAACGACATACCCGACGTGTTAGCCAAGTACAGCAAACACAGCCTGCTATTGATACCAAGCCTGAATACCAACCCGATACCCAACCCTTTCTAGGTTTCTTTCCAATTCCACTACTCTACGCTACCTCACCTTTCTCCACGATCCATCTTTATCCTATACCGATCGCCGCCTCCATCGCCTGCTGTCGTGATCCTATCGCCAGCGCCTCAACCCAACAACCAGCCTTGACGTCCGGGATTCCAAGATATCCCAGACTCAGGTCAAAGTCGCCGGGCTGCCAGGTATTTGTCAGCTCGTGCCATCTCATCAAAGTAAGATAAAACCCGCCTGCTGGCATCTATCCCGCCCCGATATCTACCTCCACAGTCCTTGGCCAATCCTGTCCTGCCTCGTCTTGATAGGGGTAAAGCAAAGTGTGGGATGTTATGATGCATCCGGTGTAGCATACTGCCGCTTCCTGTGACTCACACGACGTTCCTCGGTCTCCCATGCCCCTCCTTACTTTGCAAGCTTTCGAGAGTTCACGGACTGACCAGAGAAAACAGTCGACAACATAACCCATCAACTCCACACAACTCAGCAAACATGTCGAACCCTCGCAGGAGACCGGCGGGTGGATTGACCCTCAAGACGAACATGCTCCTACAAAAGGGAGCTACCTTCCACTCTCCCACTACTCCAGCCTCGGGGGATTCTTCTGAGCGCGTCTTCGTCCCGCCGTCGCTCCCTCGCCGCTCCCACACCAACTTGGACGATGTTATCGActcccgctgccgccgcgtTGCCTTAGCTTTGGATGCGATCGAGAGGCAATTGGCCTCTTCAAATGACACCTTTGCCTCGGCTAGTCGCAGTGACAAGTGCATTCCCCCGCCACGTGGGCTGCTGGAAAGAAACTTGGATTCGCCTATCATGCCCAAGGAGGTTGAGCCTGAGCGCCGGATGCTCCGTCCACGGACACGCCGTTCATCTCGGCACCACGATTCAGACAGCGGTCTAGGAAGCTCGATTGCTTCTACTTCCGAGAAGGATGCCTCTTCCAAGGccaagacgacgaggacttcGGCTGTCGCCAGATCCGCTACCGCCCGCGCAGCATCGACACCTGATCTTCCGGGCCTTGGGGACCGTGCTACCAACCGCATCGTTGAATACATTTTGAAGCCTCTGCTTGCAAAGCCGAATCTGAAAGAGTTTCACTCGCTTGTGCTTGAGTGTCCCAAAAAGAtccaggagaaggagatctTGTGCCTAAGAGATCTTGAGAAGACTTTGATCCTCGTGGCTCCGGTAAGCGAATTTAAGGATCCCTTGGATGTTAGGATGAATACTTACCGTGCGCTACTTTCAAAGGAGAGGACCAAAGCTGCAGGCTCATACCTCGATTTCTGTCTAACGACAATCGACTGCCTCCAGGCAACTGTCCAGCACCTTGGCGACCGCGAGCTGACTCGCCCTCGCGATCTCCCTTACACTAGCGGTTATTTTGTTGATCTCGTTGATCAATTCTATAACTATGCCCGGCAGATCGCGGAAAGCAACAAGACCAAGGAAGGCGCCAATGACATGGATATTGATCCGTACGATTCTCTCTTCTCCTGCAACTGTGCGGCTTGCGCTGACGTTTACTTTAGCACTGATCAAATCAAGATACACGGTGGCCCTCACATCAACGGCAGGCTTTCGGAACTGGTCCGCGTGAAGAAGAACGGACAGGCCATCTCCTTGGCTACTGGATTGCCTGTGGACCTTTGTGATAAGGCGCCAGAAACCCCGGTAAACTTCAAGCGCTCCCAGAGCGAGGAGGCCctggatgaagaggaggttaTGCGCTCCATGGCTCGCCGGAAGAAGAACGCCAGCCCTGAGGAGCTGGCGCCGAAGAGATGCCGCGAGCCTGGTTGCAACAAGGAGTTCAAGCGCCCTTGTGACCTGACCAAGCACGAGAAGACACATTCTAGACCATGGAAGTGCCCGGTCAAGACATGCAAGTACCACGAGTACGGCTGGCCCACCGAGAAGGAAATGGATCGTCATCACAACGACAAGCACTCCTCAGCCCCACCTATGTACGAGTGCCTCTTCAAGCCTTGCCCCTACAAGTCCAAGCGCGAGTCCAACTGCAAGCAGCATATGGAAAAGGCCCATGGCTGGACGTACGTTAGGACTAAAACCAATGGCAAGAAGCCCAGTACGCTTCCCAGCTTGGGGCCCGATTCCGGCCATCCCACTCCCCAGCTGCAGAACATTGGTACCCCTTCGAGCGACCGCAGTATGAGCATCGCCACTCCCTCCGATGATTGGAACGCTGGGCTGTACCAGACCAACATTGAGTTCCCTGCATATGCTCCCGAGTTCAACTTCAACACCATCCCGCAGCAGCTTGAGCTTGACTATTCACCCATTGACAACGGCACTCCATCACCGGATTCTGGCATGGACCACAATTCTGCGTATCAAGATCTCAACGAATTCACGCTCATTGATGACATCTACGGTGCGACTGTGCAACTGCCCAACCAAGTCATTTCTCCCTTCTACCTCAAAGACATGGGACAGCATCTCGGCGCGTACACCGCGCCCGACCTTTGCCAGCCACATCCCGCCCATATTTCCCCCATTGGGCAAGGAAACACGATGCTTTTCACGCCCCCTACTTCATTGGGGGAAGTTGATGAGGGCTTTGAGGATCACGATTTTGCCATGAGTAACTGCAATAATGTCCCTGGAGACTTCATTTTGTATCCTCCAACCACTGACGCCTACTCAAAACCCACGTTCACTGAATCACTTTTCGCGAACGTGGACATCCCGAGCATGGCTGCCGGCTATTCCCAGCCATCATCTCAGGACATCTTGCACGCCTATCAAGGTGATTGGACTTCGCATGATATGAATGCTTACTTCTAAATCAGACAAGTTGGGGAGAACGCAATTCACTGTATCATGAAGCTCTATGCGCCCGACTGGACTCGGAGGTTCCTgggcccatccatccacagAGTACAGGTTGGAACCTTGGGTGCACTGCTGATACCAAAACTAAGATGTAAAAGAGAAGATGACGGTCAATTCTACACAGTGGATTACTGGAGGCGGGATGGGGTATGATTTTATCAGCGAGTTTGAATGGGGTTTAGCGATTTAAGGACCTGTGTCCTTCTGTGTTATATTATGATGTAATGAATGCGAGCCTACGGTTGATCAAGTGAGATTTGAGAGTGGCAGATGCAAAAACGAAATTGCGAAGGAAGGGCAGAGGTGTGTTTGTCTGTTATGGTGTTATAGTATTTCTTTTAGGCAAACTCAGTCCCTCCTTCCCACTTGACACACTTTCACTGATTGAGCCAAACCGTGTTGCGTGCTAGAAACACTACATGGGTGGTATTCGACCGTGAACTGCACTTATATCTTCATAGTCTCTTCCATAGCCAGGCATTGATGACAAATGCGTTGCCTTTTTCTCGACCTGTGT includes the following:
- a CDS encoding zinc finger transcription factor ace1, with the translated sequence MSNPRRRPAGGLTLKTNMLLQKGATFHSPTTPASGDSSERVFVPPSLPRRSHTNLDDVIDSRCRRVALALDAIERQLASSNDTFASASRSDKCIPPPRGLLERNLDSPIMPKEVEPERRMLRPRTRRSSRHHDSDSGLGSSIASTSEKDASSKAKTTRTSAVARSATARAASTPDLPGLGDRATNRIVEYILKPLLAKPNLKEFHSLVLECPKKIQEKEILCLRDLEKTLILVAPERTKAAGSYLDFCLTTIDCLQATVQHLGDRELTRPRDLPYTSGYFVDLVDQFYNYARQIAESNKTKEGANDMDIDPTDQIKIHGGPHINGRLSELVRVKKNGQAISLATGLPVDLCDKAPETPVNFKRSQSEEALDEEEVMRSMARRKKNASPEELAPKRCREPGCNKEFKRPCDLTKHEKTHSRPWKCPVKTCKYHEYGWPTEKEMDRHHNDKHSSAPPMYECLFKPCPYKSKRESNCKQHMEKAHGWTYVRTKTNGKKPSTLPSLGPDSGHPTPQLQNIGTPSSDRSMSIATPSDDWNAGLYQTNIEFPAYAPEFNFNTIPQQLELDYSPIDNGTPSPDSGMDHNSAYQDLNEFTLIDDIYGATVQLPNQVISPFYLKDMGQHLGAYTAPDLCQPHPAHISPIGQGNTMLFTPPTSLGEVDEGFEDHDFAMSNCNNVPGDFILYPPTTDAYSKPTFTESLFANVDIPSMAAGYSQPSSQDILHAYQGDWTSHDMNAYF